In Bacillota bacterium, the sequence ATGCCTTCGAGGTGATTCTGGCGTTCGATCAGGACGAAGCGGGTATTGCCGCCGGCCTGCGGGGCGCAGGTTATCTTCAAGAACTGGGGGCGCGGATCTTCGTCCTGGATCTTCCTTCCGGTAAAGACCCGGATGAGTTTTTGCGCAGCCACGGTAAGGAAGCCTTTGCCGTGGCGATAGAAAAAAATACAATGTCTCACCTTGAATTTAAGCTGGCACAGGCAATCCGGCGGTACAATGCGGATACAGTTTTTGGAAAGGCAGAAATTGTTGGTGCCCTTCTGGAGGATCTGGCCAGGATTGAAAACTTTGTTGTGCGGGATGGTTACGTCCGGCTGATCTCCGAGCGGCTCGGCATCACGGAGGATGCCGTCCGGACCGAGCTGTTTCGCTACATGAGCAGAGAACGGGTAAGAAAGGATAGAAATGAAAAAATTAGATATACTATGGAAAAAGGCAAACAAATTTTCGCAATACCGGACACTTCGGCGGCCGAGGCGGCCCGGCGCGGGCTTTTCCGGTTAATGTGCTCTTGCCGGGAAGTTTGGGAGCGCGTCCGGCAGGAAGTCGGTTTCGATGTTTTCGAAGGTAAACTGACCCACTATCTCCACCTCTTTGAACAGGTTGGCTGGATGGGTCCTGCCGAGCTGCTGGGGAGGGTCCCGGAAGAGGACCAGGCGGAGTTGGCCGGCCTGCTTCTCACCGGAGCCGAACAAGATCTTGACCTGCAGCAACAGGAAAGGATCGTTGAAGATTACCTGCGTATTTTAAAAAAGGAGCGGCTCAACGCTCAGATTTCGGCATCCCTGGCAGTCTTGCGAGAAAGAGAAAGAAATGGAGATCTTGAAGGAATTAAGGACTTGATGGCAGAATTACATGGTTTGTACACAAAGCTTGAGGCTTTGAAAAATACGGGTTGAAAGATTAACTCGACCAGGAGACTGACCAGGAAAGGAGGGACCAAATTGAAAGAGGAACAGTTGAAAATCGAGGCAGTTAAGGATTTGATTCAGCGGGGAAAGCAAAAAGGGTGTCTTACCTACCAGGAAATTATGGATGCTCTTCAGGGAATCGAGTTGAGTCCCGACCAGATAGATAATATCTATGAGCATTTTGGAGCAATGGGGATTGAAATCGTCCCTGACAGAGGGGATGGACCGGCCTTCGAAAAGGAGCGGGAAAGCGCTCCTCCGGAAGAGGAGATTGAGGTAGACCTTTCAATCCCCGAGGGAATTGCCATTGATGATCCCGTGCGGATGTATCTGAAGGAGATCGGGCGGATCCCTCTTCTTACTGCCGAGGAAGAAATTGAGCTTGCCAAACGGATCGAGCAGGGTGATGAAGAGGCGAAACGCCGTCTGGCAGAAGCGAACCTGCGCCTCGTTGTGAGCATTGCCAAGCGCTACGTCGGGCGGGGGATGCTCTTTCTCGACCTCATCCAGGAAGGGAATCTGGGTCTGATCAAAGCCGTCGAGAAATTTGACTACCGAAAGGGGTACAAATTCAGCACCTACGCAACCTGGTGGATCAGGCAGGCGATCACCCGCGCCATTGCGGACCAGGCACGGACGATCCGGATTCCGGTTCACATGGTCGAGACGATTAATAAGCTGGTACGGGTTTCCCGCCAACTGCTCCAGGAACTGGGGAGAGACCCCCTCCCGGAAGAAATCGCCCAGGAGATGGATATCCCGGTCGAGCGGGTGCGGGAAATCATGAAAATTGCCCAGGAGCCTGTTTCGCTGGAAACTCCCATCGGGGAGGAGGAAGACAGCCACCTGGGGGATTTTATCGAAGATGAAGATGCCCTCGCCCCGGCGGAGGCGGCCTCTTTTATCCTTCTCAAAGAGCAGTTGGAGGAGGTCCTGGAGACTCTCACCCCGCGAGAAAGAGAGGTTCTACGCCTTCGTTTCGGGCTCGACGACGGGAGGGCGCGGACCCTGGAGGAAGTAGGGCAGAAGTTCAAGGTAACAAGGGAACGGATCCGCCAGATCGAGGCCAAAGCCCTGCGAAAGCTGCGTCACCCCAGCCGGAGCAAAAAGCTTAAAGACTACCTGGAATAAGAAAAAGCCCCACTCCACATGAAGGAAGGGGCTTTTTTAATTCCTTTTTGGCATCTTTTTTGAGCCCTTTTTCTTCGGGCAGGCAACTCCTTGGGTCCGCTTCTCCCGTTGCTTCGCCTGGTAGGGCCGCAAGTGACAAGGTATTGAAAGGAGCTGGATCATGGACCTAAAAACATTTCTTTATATTTTCCTGTTTATTGGTCTCGTAATCGGAGGAGGGATGCTTTTAATACCATTAGGCGAGGCCGTCGGTTTTCTTGGCTGGCTGCTCCTGACGGCAGGAGGGTTGTTTCTCCTCGTCAGGTGGCATGCCCGGAGTACTGCCTACATCTGCCCGAAATGCAGCCATTTCTTCATGATTTCGGTGGCAGAAGACTTTTTAAGTCCCCACATGATGGACAAAAAACTTCTCAAATGCCCAAAGTGCAGGGAAAAGTCCTAGTGCAAGGCCGTGAGCGCAGAAGAGGGAGACTGAAAGCCGTCATGCGAAGCGGCTTTTTGCTTTTTTTGCTTGTTCCGGCCTGGAAACAGTGTAGTACATCCAATAGGGGATGGAGGATTGAGGTGTAAATCTGGCAGGTTGTCCTCGTCCTGCTGCCCCGGCCTTAGCTCCGCGCTGGGTGGCTTTTCCAGCGCGCTCGAGAATGATCTTCCTTCCTACATCCGGTTATCTCAATAAGGTGAGCAATGGCAATAGCGAAAGATAGGTTCCTGTATAAAGCGCCATGAACACGTGCATTCCCCGAATTTCCGGTCCGCAATCCTTGACTATGGACCAAAGCTCTCCAAACGTTTCTTCCAGGCGATCTTTGAAAATAGCCAAGAAGATATCTTCCTTGGATTTGAAGTAGTAGTAGAACGTGCGTAATGTTTGACCTGCACGTTAATATGTGTTACACTTATTTACGTGGAGGTGATTTTAATGGATCACCAGAATGTTACCCTTTCTCTTCCTAAAGAAATCCTGAAGCGGGCAAAGCACATCGCCATTGAACGGGGGACCTCGCTTTCCGGACTTTTGACCCATTTGCTGGAGGAACTGACGCGCCGGGAAGATGCGTACTGCCTGGCAAAGCGGGATCATCTAGCAGAGTTGGAAAAATATGACCTGGGGACAGGGGGGAACGCTGGCTGGAGCAGGGGAGACTTGCATGAGCGCCAGCGGTGAGCGTCAATTCTTAGATACCAATATTTTAGTTTATGCACACGATAAATCGGCCGGCGAAAAGCATACCCGGGCAAAAAGGCTGGTTGCCGGCCTTTGGGAAACCCGGTGCGGTTGCCTCAGCGTGCAGGTGCTCCAGGAGTTTTACGTCACCGTAACTCAAAAAGTTAGCCGGCCGCTTGCGCCCGAAGAAGTGTCGCGCATTATTTTTAGCCTCTCCCACTGGCATGTGTATACCCCTCTTGCCGCCGACATCCTGAAAGCAATTAAAATCCAACAGCGGTACCAGCTATCGTTTTGGGACGCGATGATTATTCGCAGCGCTCAGGCGTTGGGCTGCGGTGTACTCTTGACAGAGGATCTCAAGCCGGGCCAGGTTTATGAGGAGGTAAAAGTTTTCAATCCTTTCTTCTGAAGTAAGAAAGCGGCGATGTCCGCCAGGCCGCCCTCATGCGGGCTGCTAGCGAGCTTGCGGGGGCAGAGGGTAGTGCGGCCGTGGTATGATTTCGGTGGTAGATATTTAGTAGCTGTGCTAAAAGCATGCTAAAATAAAAAATTCCCGTTAAAAACGGGAACAAAACTAAATATCTAATTTTTAATTAAGTCAACCATGCTTAAGCGGTCTCAGCACCGGTTTGATCCGCCTGGCCAGTTGTATCACCCTCTGCTGTTGTTGTCTGGTCGGTTGGTTGGGTGAGGGTTACCGTTGAATCCGTTGAGGGCTGGGTAGTCTGATCTGTTGTATCGCCGGCAGTTTCATCGCCGATCCTGTCCGCCACACCCGCCAGCATGGCGGCGATTTCAGCCCTCGTTATGGCGCTGTTGGGATTGAACTTGCCGTCCGGGGTGCCCTTGATGATCCCGGCTTCGGCGAGGGCCAGGATGTAGCCCAGATCCTCGGAGGATATCAGCACCTTGTCGCTGAAAGTGACGCTTGACGTATCAACGGGTTGCAGTCCCAGGGCTTTGGCCAGCATGACCGCGGCCTGGGCCCTAGTTGCCTGCACCTGGCTGTGGAACCTGTTGACGTTGACGATCTTCAAGGCAACGGCTTTCCTGATCGCATCCTTTGCCCACTCGGGCACCTCCGGAATACCGGATTCTTCGTCCTGATCACTGTTACCTTCGGAAAGCTCGTTCTGATTCTCGGAAACGTCCTCGTCGGGTTCGGAGGCCTTTTCTTCATCCCCGGAGACTTCTTCCTCCCCTTCGGAAACACCGGTTTGGTCGCCGTCATCCACAGCAGGCGCTTCCTTGCCTTCAGCCCCGGTGCCCAAATCCTCAGCCAAAGATACTATCATTGACACCATCTCTATGCTGGTAACCGGGGTGTCGGGCTTGAAGGTCATGTCCGGATAACCGCTGATCCAGCCCAGGCTCTGCACCTTATCGATGCTGTCCTTCGCCCAGTGAGCTTTGGTATCCGAGAACTCACGCTTTACCGATGTTTTTTCCCGTTCCTGCAGTTGGACTTTCAACTGAAGAAACTTGCCCTTGTTCTCCTTAACCACTTTTACGACTTCACGATCGGCTGAGCCCCCACCGTTTACGTACTTGCCTGCCCCGCCGTATTTCTCGTTGTCCGGCCGGGCAAAAACAGGATTTGCGATGAGCAGCAGCGAAATAACTACAGCGAGTATCATCCATCCCGTTCTCTTCATGACAGATCCCTCCTTCTGACTTTATTCAATTATAGTAAATGCCCCTTTGATGGTGAATAGGAGAAATGTTGCGAATTTTTAGTACTACAGTCGCATTTGTGTATTTTAATCTCTGGGAAGGAGGGGACACGAGTTAGAGAATACTCTTTACCCGTCCTCTGATGGGAAAGCGGTCGAGGAAGTCAATCCTGTTGCCGGTTCTCAATACGATATTGTAAAAAGACAGTAATGCTCTTCAGAAAGGCGGCACCATTTTGAAAGGAGGCTAATGTTGAGTGATGTCCCCGGATCTCCCCGAGTACCGGGACGAGCAGTTATGCGCCGACTGCGGAATTGCATCCACTGCTCCGGTGTGATGAAATAAAGCTGGGCTCCTCCTGCAACGGCTGCAAGCACTGCCTCTCCGGGAGGGAAAACCTCTGCGACGGGGCGCGCTTTACCGGGTATGACATCGACGGCGGCTTCGCCGAGTACACCGTTGCCGACCACCGCTTCTGCTTCCCGATCCCGGAGGGCTACCCGGACCTGCAGGCGGCGCCGCTGCTCTGCGCCGGGCTGATCGGCTACCGCTCCCTGGTCATGGCGGGGGACGCCGAACACCTCGGCATCTACGGCTTCGGCAATGCCGCCCACATCATCACCCAGGTGGCCAAATACCAGGGGCGGAAGGTCTACGCTTTCACCGTACCCGGCGACGTTGAGGCCCAGCGGTTTGCCCTGGAAATGGGGGCGGACTGGGCAGGCGGTTCCGATCAGGCTCCACCGGTAAAGCTGGATGCGGCAATTATTTTCGCACCGGTGGGAACGCTGGTGCCGGAAGCGCTCGGGCACCTGGTGAAAGGGGGAACGGTGGTCTGCGGCGGGATCCACATGAGCGACATTCCCTCATTCCCTTACGAACTCCTCTGGGGTGAGCGGGTTGTACGGTCCGTGGCCAACCTGACCCGCAGGGACGGGGAAGAGTTTCTGGCCCTGGCCCCGAGGGTCCCGGTGCGCACCGAGGTGACCACCTTCCCGCTGGAGCAGGCCAACGAGGCCCTGAGTGCCCTGCGCGACGGCGAAGTCCACGGGGCGGCCGTCCTGGTGGTAGGGGGCTAACCCCGACCTGGATCAGGGAGATGCGGCCGGTCTTTCTCTTTCCAGGTCGGCCCAACCGTAGCCGCCGGACCAGATCACCCGCCCGTCTTTAATAAAGGCGGCCGATACCCCCGCAATTTTTGCTTCATACATTCGGGAGAGGATTGTTATTCCTTTTCTCGAGCTGCCGGGGCGTCCGGAAAGATTTCGCGTGTCGGATGCTACAGGATTAAGCTTCCTACTCTCCTGGTGCCCACTGCCTGCGTCCAGTTTCGCCATTGCATGTTCTGGAAACTGGCAGGTCACACGGCCGTCCTGGAGCGCTTCTTCTGGGCGATCAGGGCGGCACCTAACGCCCCAACGATCTGCGGCTCCGGCGGGACGATGATCTCCGTCCCCAGCTTTTCGGACAGGGCCCGGACGACCCCCGGGTTCTTGGCCACGCCGCCGGTCATCATCACCCGGGGCATGAGTGCCAGCCGGTTGACCATACCCGCCGTTCGTTCGGCAATAGACCGGTGCAGGCCCCGGACGATCTCCGGGCGGGGAACCCCCTGGGCGATCAGGGAGATGACCTCCGATTCCGCAAAAACGGTGCACATGCTGCTGATCTCCGCCGCCCGCTCCGCTTTCCGGTCTTCTTCCCCCAAACCGGCAACGGAAAGTTCCAGCCTGTCCGCCATAACGTCCAGGAACCGACCGGTGCCTGCGGCGCACTTGTCGTTCATGAGGAAATCGCTTACGTTCCCCTGCCCGTCGAGCCTGATCACCTTGCTGTCCTGTCCGCCGATGTCGATCACCGTCCGGACCCCCGGGTTCAGAAAGGCGGAGCCGCAGCCGTGGCAGGAGATCTCCGTCACCTGGCTGTGTGCAAAGGGAACGCTCATCCTCCCGTAACCGGTGGCAACCACGGAATCCACTTCTGAAGCGCTTATCCCCGCCTTCTCCAGGACCTCCTCAAAGGCGCGCTCCGCCGCCGCCCGTGCCTGGGCGCCGGTGTTTACGATGCTGTATGCCAGCACCTCACCGTCCCGCAGGAGAACTGCGTCGGTGGATAGAGATCCGATGTCGATTCCGGCAGTAATCATATCAGGCATCCCTCTTTCCTTTCTTCCAGGATCTCAAAAAAGGCCTGCAGGCGTGTCAGCATGCCTCCGGCCGCCTCGTTCCTTCCGTCCAGGCAGTCGCCGTCGAGGAGCAAAACCGGCCAGCCCGCTTCCTGCAAGGCTTCTTTCAGGATCAGGGAGCCACCTGTGGACTGGCGGCAGCCGTGGTGGGAAAAGTGGACGATCCCATCCACCCGGTACTTTTCGGCCAGTTCCCGGATCACCCTGATACGCTCCTCCACCGGTTTGTAGTCAAAGTGGGCCAGCACCTTCCGGGCCAGGCTGAGGAAGGGTTCGGCCGGGTCCATCGGCAGCCAGTAGATGTGGTTGAATTCCTCGAAGGCCAGAACCCCGCCGGCCTGTTCGATGAAGCGCATCACCTCGTTGCTGTAGTAGGGCTTCAGGTGCAGCCAGAGCAGGCGGAATTTCTCCGCCCCGTTTCCCCGGTCCCCGGCAACCTTGCGCTCGATCTCCTCCGCCAGGCAGGCGCCGATCTCCGCGGCATCCCTGCTTCCCTGCCCGATAAAGAATAAGTAGATGAAGGCCAGCATGTCGTTCCCGGAAATGGGCGACGGCATCCGGCAGCGCAGTTCGTTCGCCCAGATCATGTTTTTCCGGAAGCCGTTGCTGTGCCGGAGGGTTTCTCCCAGGGAGGCCCGGTCGGGTCTGCGCCCGGTCACTTCCGCCAGGTCGTGCCACAGCCTCTCAAGCTGCCCGGCCACGTAAACCTCGGCGTCCCGGCCGGCTGCGTAGGGCACGTCTAAGGTAAAACAGGGAGCATCATATATCTCCGCCATATTTTGAAAAAGCAGGGGCGCCCCGTCGCAGAGGTGGGTGCTGGCCAGGAGGGCCGCCGGCCTTGGCAGGTGGCCGGCCCGGGCGGCTCCTGCGATGCAGCGGTGAAAGGAGCAGAGGTCCCTGCTGTAACCCGCCTCTTCCCCCATGCTCAACGCCTCTGCACCGAAGCCCATCCCTGTAATAAAAGCAGCCGCCACCTCCGGCGAAAAGGGGCACAACTGCAGGCTCCAGGCGATTTCCACCGGGAAAAAGGCGCTGGACCAGACAACGGGAACCTTCCCGGTGTAGGCGCGGCCCGTCTGGTTGAGGGCGAACCGGCCCATCTGGTAGATCGCCTGCCAGGGGAAGCTCTTTCTTGCCAGGACCAGTGCCCCCTCCACGATACGGTAAGAGATCGGGGAAGAAAGCACCTTTCCCCACCGGTCCCTGTCCTTTAAAAGGTTTTGGATTGTCTTGTTAAGATCCATCTAATCACCAGCCTGTTCTCCGAGCAGTTCCAGGTAGGCCTGGATGCGGGTGCGCGCCTGTTCCAACCCGGCGTCCCTGTACTCGGTCTCCAGGTAAAGCACCGGTATCCCGGCCCCCGCAAAATACTCCCGGAACAAGGGGTACTCGTACAGGGAGGCGTCACAGAACTTCAAGGCGTGGTAGACGATTCCCCGGGCACCGGACTCCCTTGCCAGAGACAGCAGGTGAGAAAAACGTTCTCTCCCCGCAAGCATCCTGGGGCAGGGGACCCGCTCCAGGTAGCCCCGGGCCAGGGAAATAAAGGGGTCTGGTCCTTCCTCGACATCCGGAAGACAGTACCGGTACCCCTGGCAGAGGTCGTCCCCGGCGATATTTCCCCCCAACTCCTCGATCAGGTCCAGGTAAGCAAAGGGAAGCGGGCTTCCCGCAACAAGCAGGCGCGGTCCCCGGGGCGAGCCCCTGCGCCGCAGTCCGGCAAGCAGAGCTGCTGCCTGCGAACCACCCCCCCGGCTTTCCCCGTTTTCGTTCCCTTTCAGTGTGTTGACAATGCCGTCCAGGACGGGGTGAAACTCGTCCTTTTTGGCCCGGCCGGCGGCCCGGACGATCTCCAGGAGCCCCGCCGCCCGGAAATTTTCCGGTTGGCCCATCCGCAGTTGATAGAGCTCCCGCAGGAGACGGCGTACGCTTTGGTGCGCCTGCAGGGCCTCGGAAAAAGCACCCTCATCCCAGGCAACTCCGTAGAAGCTGCTCAGGCGGCCGGCCAGGGCGCGCAGTGACGAAGAAAAAGCCCGCACCGCAGCATCGTTGCCGTCAAAGGTGCGGGGCAGGTCCAGGAGGTGTACGAAAAATTCCTTTCCCCGGCGCTCGCCGGCGTACCTGAAGGCGTTGGCCAGGTGCACCAGGGCGTGGCAGGACGCCGTCAAAACAACCCCTGTAAGAGAGGGGTTCCCTTTCCCCATCCCTTCGTTCAAGCACGCCCGGCCAAGCGGGCAGAAGTTTACGGGGAGATATTCCAGATCCGCCTTTGAATATTCTCCCCGGTCATCCCCGTAAAGACGGCAGGACTCCAAACCCAGGGTTGCAAAGATCTCTTCCGGTGTGTACGTGCAAACCCAACCAAGCATCTGCTTATCTCCAGAACCAGAGTAATATTACAAGAGAAGCCGCCAGGATGCGGTGGTTTCTATTATATACATCCTCCATAATATGTCAAGGCATCCAAGAGAAGCTTTACGCCTCGGCTTGGAAAATGCGTCAGGCTCCTTCCGTAGCTATTGCGTTAAGTGTGAAGGATGAAGGGGGAGGGTTTCGCCATGCATCGAGTGCTCCCTTTCCTGATCTCAAAGCCGGGATTTTTTTCAGTACCATCCATAACCATGACGATCTGTCAGAATGAAAGAATTTCTTTATGAGGGATGAGGGCGTTACCTGCCTCTGAAGTTGCATTTTCCCGAAAGCCGTGTCAGAGGGTACCGGACCAGGGGACAAGGAAGTTGAGATATTTATGTCCCAGTTTCTCGAAACCTGTTGGTGATGGGCATCCGCCGGTCCTTCCCGAAGGCGCGGGGGGTGATCTTCACGCCGGGAGGCGCCTGCCTCCGCTTGTATTCGCTCCGGTCGATCATGTCGATCACCTTCTGAACCAGGCCCCGCGCGCAGCCCTCTGCTGTGATCTCCTCCGGACCCAAATCCCCCTCCACGTACTTTTCGATGATCTGGTCGAGCACGTTGTAGGGCGGCAGGTCGTCCTCGTCCTTCTGCCCCGGTTTCAGCTCTGCGGTGGGTGTCTTTTCCAGAACCCGCCCGGGGATGATCTCCCTTCCTGCAATCCGGTTGCGGTAGCGGGAGAGCCGGTAAACGAGGGTTTTCGGAACGTCCTTTAAAACGGCGAAGCCTCCTGCCATGTCCCCGTAAAGGGTGGCATAACCCACGCTCAGCTCGCTCTTGTTCCCGGTAGAAAGCACAATCCCCCCGTACTGGTTGGTCAGCGCCATCAGGAGGTTCCCCCGGATGCGCGCCTGGAGGTTCTGGGCGGCGATGTCGCCGGGCGGAGCGCCAAAGGCCCGCCCGAGGACGGCGAGGTAAGCCTCGTAGATCTCCTGGATCGGGATTTCGAGGAAGTTGATTTTCAGGTTGGCCGCCAGCCGCCTTGCGTCTTCGCGGCTTTCCCGGGAGGTGTAGGGGGAGGGCATAAAGATCCCCGTCACCCGTTCCGGGCCCAGGGCGTCCACGGCAATGGCCGCGGTGAGGGAAGAGTCGATCCCGCCGCTCAGGCCTACGAAGACCCTCGCGAACCCGTTTTTGTTGACATAATCTTTGACTCCCAGCACCAGGGCCTCGTAGATCTCTGCTTCCTCTTCCTCCTCCGAAAAAGCATACCCCGGGGCTTCCCACTTCCCGGCCTGTTTTCGGCCGGGGTTCACCAGGGCCTGGTGGGATTCCGGGCAGGATTTATCGTAAGGGGGCGAAATGAAGATCTTTTGCACCTCTCCTGCCGCTCCGAAAAACGTTTTTAACTCCCGGTGGCGCAGGTCACGAAAGCGGGTACGGAGCACCCTTTCGGTTTGCAGATCCGCCACCAGCAGGTCTTCCCGAAAGGCCGCTGCCCTCGCGATGAGGCTGCCCTGCTCATCAAAGATCATGCTGTTGCCGTCGAAGACAAGCTCATCCTGGGCGCCCACGAGGTTGACATAAGCGAGGTATGCGATCTGGTCTGAGGCCCTTACGGAAAGCATCTTCTCCCGCTGCTGCTGTTTCCCCCGGTGGTAGGGAGAAGCGCTCAGATTCAGGAGCACCTGCGCCCTGGCCTGGCGGGCCTCCAGCACCGCAGGCCCCACCGGGTGCCAGATGTCCTCGCAGATGGTGACCCCGATGTTTGCACTGGCAAAGGTGAAGACGAGTCCGCCGGAACCGCTCTGAAAGTAGCGCTTTTCGTCGAACACCCCGTAGTTTGGAAGGAAAATTTTATGGTAAATTCCTTTGAGGGAGCCCCGGTGAATTACGGCAGCGGCGTTGAAAACCTCTCCTTCTTCCAGATCGACGAATCCCACGACTACTACGGGATCGAAACTTTTCGTGGAAGCTGCCAGATCCTCGAGATGCTCCCGGTTGGCCGCCAGAAAGTCGGGCTTGAGCAGCAGGTCCTCCGGGGGGTACCCGGTCAGGGCGAGTTCGGGGAAGCAGACGAGGTCCGCTCCTGTTTCGGCCGCCCGGTTGATGAAAGACGTAATTTTACGGTAGTTGCCTGAGAGGTCGCCAACTGTGGGGTTAATCTGGGCCAGGGCAAGCCGCACAATTCCCTCTCCTCCTTGAAATTACAAGTCAAAGTAAAGGTGGAACTCGTAGGGGTGCGGGCGGAGCCTGACTGCGTCGATTTCCCGCTCTCTTTTGTACCTGATCCAAACATCCAGGAGGTCTGGGGTGAAGACCCCTCCCTTGAGCAGGAAGTCGTGGTCTGCTTCCAGGGCGTCAATTGCCTCTTCCAGGGAGGCCGGAACGGTTTTGAGATTGACCGCGTCGCTTCCGTTCAATTCGTAAATGTTTTTATCAACAGGTTCTCCCGGGTCAATTTCATTTTCAATCCCGTCCAGGCCCGCCATGAGCATTGCTGCGAAGGCCAGGTAGGGGTTGCAGGTGCAGTCCGGGGGACGGAACTCGATCCGCTTGGATTTAGGATTTGCCGTGTAAACAGGAATCCGGACGGCAGCACTCCGGTTCCGCATCGAGTAGGCGAGGTAGACGGGGGCCTCGAAACCCGGGACGAGCCGCTTGTAGGAGTTGGTCGTCGGGGCGCAAAAGGCCATCAGAGCCGGAGCGTGCTTCAGCAAGCCCCCGATGTAGTACCCGGCAAGCTTGCTGGTCAGGGCGTATCCCTGCGGGTCGTAAAAGAGGTTGACACCCTCCTTCCACAGGGACTGGTGGGTATGCATCCCGGAGCCGTTGTCCTGGAACAGTGGCTTGGGCATGAAGGTTACGACCTTATTGCGACACCTGGCTACGTTTTTTACAATGTACTTGTACATCATGCACTTGTCGCCCATCCTGGTCAGGCTGTCATACTTCATGTCGATTTCCGCCTGGCCGCCGCTGGCCACTTCGTGGTGGTGCACCTCCACGCCGATTCCGACCTGGAGCAGGGTGGCGACCATTTCGCTGCGCAGGTCCTGGTGGGAATCGTGGGGCGGTACCGGGAAGTAGCCTTCTTTATAACGGGCTTTGTACCCAAGGTTCGGGTCTTCGATCCGGCCTGTATTCCATTCCCCTTCGATGGAATCGATAAAATAATAGCCAAAGTTTACGGATTGATCAAAACGGATGTCGTCGAAGATGAAAAACTCCATCTCTGGACCCCAGTAGCTCACTTCGGCGATCCCTGTTGATTTCAGGTAGTCTTCTGCCTTTTTTGCGACGTACCGGGGGTCGCGTGTATAGGGCTGACGCGTAATAGGGTCGTAGATGTCGCAGATAATCGAGAGCGTGGGAGCCTTGCAGACGGGGTCCAACACTGCGGTACTGGCGTCTGGAATCAAAATCATATCACTTTCCTGAATTTCCTGAAACCCGCGGATGCTGGAACCGTCAAAGCCGACTCCTTCGCGGAAAATCCCGTTACCTGCAAGGTCATCCAGTTCTGTGAGTTCACTTGCTGGCATGGTGAAATGCTGCCAGAGTCCCGGCAGGTCGTTGAACTTCAGGTCGATAAATAAAATTTCCTTTTCTTTGACAAATCTCAATACTTCCTCC encodes:
- a CDS encoding NAD+ synthase: MRLALAQINPTVGDLSGNYRKITSFINRAAETGADLVCFPELALTGYPPEDLLLKPDFLAANREHLEDLAASTKSFDPVVVVGFVDLEEGEVFNAAAVIHRGSLKGIYHKIFLPNYGVFDEKRYFQSGSGGLVFTFASANIGVTICEDIWHPVGPAVLEARQARAQVLLNLSASPYHRGKQQQREKMLSVRASDQIAYLAYVNLVGAQDELVFDGNSMIFDEQGSLIARAAAFREDLLVADLQTERVLRTRFRDLRHRELKTFFGAAGEVQKIFISPPYDKSCPESHQALVNPGRKQAGKWEAPGYAFSEEEEEAEIYEALVLGVKDYVNKNGFARVFVGLSGGIDSSLTAAIAVDALGPERVTGIFMPSPYTSRESREDARRLAANLKINFLEIPIQEIYEAYLAVLGRAFGAPPGDIAAQNLQARIRGNLLMALTNQYGGIVLSTGNKSELSVGYATLYGDMAGGFAVLKDVPKTLVYRLSRYRNRIAGREIIPGRVLEKTPTAELKPGQKDEDDLPPYNVLDQIIEKYVEGDLGPEEITAEGCARGLVQKVIDMIDRSEYKRRQAPPGVKITPRAFGKDRRMPITNRFRETGT
- a CDS encoding 2-hydroxyacyl-CoA dehydratase family protein; this translates as MLGWVCTYTPEEIFATLGLESCRLYGDDRGEYSKADLEYLPVNFCPLGRACLNEGMGKGNPSLTGVVLTASCHALVHLANAFRYAGERRGKEFFVHLLDLPRTFDGNDAAVRAFSSSLRALAGRLSSFYGVAWDEGAFSEALQAHQSVRRLLRELYQLRMGQPENFRAAGLLEIVRAAGRAKKDEFHPVLDGIVNTLKGNENGESRGGGSQAAALLAGLRRRGSPRGPRLLVAGSPLPFAYLDLIEELGGNIAGDDLCQGYRYCLPDVEEGPDPFISLARGYLERVPCPRMLAGRERFSHLLSLARESGARGIVYHALKFCDASLYEYPLFREYFAGAGIPVLYLETEYRDAGLEQARTRIQAYLELLGEQAGD
- a CDS encoding 2-hydroxyacyl-CoA dehydratase family protein, whose product is MDLNKTIQNLLKDRDRWGKVLSSPISYRIVEGALVLARKSFPWQAIYQMGRFALNQTGRAYTGKVPVVWSSAFFPVEIAWSLQLCPFSPEVAAAFITGMGFGAEALSMGEEAGYSRDLCSFHRCIAGAARAGHLPRPAALLASTHLCDGAPLLFQNMAEIYDAPCFTLDVPYAAGRDAEVYVAGQLERLWHDLAEVTGRRPDRASLGETLRHSNGFRKNMIWANELRCRMPSPISGNDMLAFIYLFFIGQGSRDAAEIGACLAEEIERKVAGDRGNGAEKFRLLWLHLKPYYSNEVMRFIEQAGGVLAFEEFNHIYWLPMDPAEPFLSLARKVLAHFDYKPVEERIRVIRELAEKYRVDGIVHFSHHGCRQSTGGSLILKEALQEAGWPVLLLDGDCLDGRNEAAGGMLTRLQAFFEILEERKEGCLI
- the glnA gene encoding type I glutamate--ammonia ligase → MTPEEVLRFVKEKEILFIDLKFNDLPGLWQHFTMPASELTELDDLAGNGIFREGVGFDGSSIRGFQEIQESDMILIPDASTAVLDPVCKAPTLSIICDIYDPITRQPYTRDPRYVAKKAEDYLKSTGIAEVSYWGPEMEFFIFDDIRFDQSVNFGYYFIDSIEGEWNTGRIEDPNLGYKARYKEGYFPVPPHDSHQDLRSEMVATLLQVGIGVEVHHHEVASGGQAEIDMKYDSLTRMGDKCMMYKYIVKNVARCRNKVVTFMPKPLFQDNGSGMHTHQSLWKEGVNLFYDPQGYALTSKLAGYYIGGLLKHAPALMAFCAPTTNSYKRLVPGFEAPVYLAYSMRNRSAAVRIPVYTANPKSKRIEFRPPDCTCNPYLAFAAMLMAGLDGIENEIDPGEPVDKNIYELNGSDAVNLKTVPASLEEAIDALEADHDFLLKGGVFTPDLLDVWIRYKREREIDAVRLRPHPYEFHLYFDL